The bacterium genome includes the window CACCCATCACCCAGCACTTATTTGGGTACTGGCGATTCTCCAGAATTGCATTTTTTTTATACAGGTCGGGAGACCTGTCAGTACCCCTACAAAATAACGGGCTTGGAAGCCCGCAACCACCAAAAGTCAAATCTGTTACAGGCGAGGACGCCTGTCTCTACTATTGTCGGGCGGACGTGGAAGTCCGCCGCTACCCCCACAAAAACACCAACTCTACAAATCTCCCTACATTGCCGGGGCGATTCACGTACCACTCTTTTTGTGACTGGATGTTTCAAGTACAACCCTCCGATAGGAAATGAATCATGACCCGAGTTGGCTCCTATACCATCGAAATACTGGATACCGGCACCTTTGCCCTTGATGGCGGTGCGATGTTCGGCGTGGTCCCGAAGGTAATGTGGCAGAATAAAATCGCCGCCGATGAGATGAACCGGATACCACTCGCGTTACGCGCGATGCTAATTCGCGGCGGCGGGAAGACGATTCTGGTCGATACCGGTATCGGAGAGAAATGGTCGCCGAAACTGCTCGACCTCTATCATATCGAACAAACCATGCACCCGTTGGTAACCGCATTAGCCGCGAAGAATATTAGGCCGGAAGAGGTGACGGATATTATTACAACCCATCTTCATTTCGATCATGTCGGTGGCGCGACGATGTACGACGCGAATCGGAAACTCATCCCTACGCTACCTAATGCAACGCTCCACGTACAACGGACAAATTGGGAACACGCTATCGATCCTAATGAAAAAGATCGCGCGAGCTACCTCCCGGAAAATTTTCTACCCATCAAAGAGGCGGGACTACTTCATCTCGTCGATGGGGAAACCGAGATCCTCCCGGGAATTTTCGTGACGGTGTCGAATGGACACACCATCGGACAACAGACGGTACGGGTCGGTGAAGGGAATGATGCGGTGTGGTACTGCGGTGACTTGATTCCCACCAGCGCACACTTGCCAATTCCGTGGGTGATGGGGTATGACCTGTTCCCGATGCAAACAATTGATGAGAAAAAAGTGTTACTTCCGATTGCGGCAAAAGAAGGTTGGCGACTCTTTTTCGAGCATGATCCGCATACAAGCTCCTGTACTATCGCTTGGACGGACAAGGGTCCCCAAATTGCCGAACGCGATGTCGTAGAGTGAGATGCAGTTCTGCGGGCACCGATACTACTTAAACGGAATGGAAAACAAAAAAACGGTCACCGCTGTGCGATGACCGTTACGTGAGCCGCCAGGGACTCGAACCCCGAACCGACAGATTAAGAGTCTGCTGCTCTACCAATTGAGCTAGCGGCCCATGTCCAAATAGTTGAGCGAGCTAAAAGTAACGGAAAATTAACCCCGAGTCAAGCCGGGCTTTTTCAGCGGCTTTCCCGTAGCAACTTCTACGAAAATACCAGTCCATCGCTGGCAGTTTAGTTCAACCACAAACTGACCTGACGATGGTCAATACGCTTTCACAAACAGCTTCACCAGCCGCCAGGTTATCCCATCGTACAAAAAGTAGTAATCTTCGTAGATACAACTCTCATACCCTTCAATCAGGTACCGAGATGTATCTTCCGACACCTCCACCGTCACTGATATCTGCTCAGCAAAGCCAAAATTACCATCGGTATTGAGTCGAAGCGGGAAACTCTCGCGTTCCATCTCAATGCTGTAGGTCGAATCGCCATCGGTCCATTCGTAATGGAACGGAAACTCGACATGGTCGAGTTGATACTTCTCTTCGGCGTAAAACTTTCGGGCGAATCGGGCAAATTTATCTTCGAGTGAGCGCATCTTCTTCTCACTCGCAGACGATGCGAATACGAGCAGAAGGAGTATCAAAAGGATGCGAAGGGGGTTGCGCATAATACCGAAAATGTACAGGAAGGTAATACCGGATGCAACAGCAGGGGCGTTATAAAACACCCCTGCAAAGTCAGCAAAAACTACCGAGTAACGCGCACCATTTCCAGGAATACATAGTGTCGGGTATATGCGCCGAAACAACCAAGACCGCCATGGACATTGCTTTCCGGGCGTTC containing:
- a CDS encoding MBL fold metallo-hydrolase — its product is MTRVGSYTIEILDTGTFALDGGAMFGVVPKVMWQNKIAADEMNRIPLALRAMLIRGGGKTILVDTGIGEKWSPKLLDLYHIEQTMHPLVTALAAKNIRPEEVTDIITTHLHFDHVGGATMYDANRKLIPTLPNATLHVQRTNWEHAIDPNEKDRASYLPENFLPIKEAGLLHLVDGETEILPGIFVTVSNGHTIGQQTVRVGEGNDAVWYCGDLIPTSAHLPIPWVMGYDLFPMQTIDEKKVLLPIAAKEGWRLFFEHDPHTSSCTIAWTDKGPQIAERDVVE